In Anaerolineales bacterium, the following proteins share a genomic window:
- a CDS encoding TadE/TadG family type IV pilus assembly protein yields MHLAAPQAGKMIKLSEFGITKKITNKLARLSRKTKAQSLTEFAIALPVLFLLLSGVIEFGFALNYYLSLLDATREAARFYSNGDPFLRDSSDNITGDNMQFYGDTADMVRANLDPSIIIGNESYAGRKITLDSAADDVIVTVYTKDDSDVVRYPTSGPYQVYGHATTMFTTTDIQNDFLSNSPNAGILVVEVHYNYHQVMKLPWLTPFVPDPFVLTAYTMMPVVAAEPVETGP; encoded by the coding sequence ATGCATCTTGCCGCACCACAAGCAGGAAAAATGATAAAGTTGTCTGAGTTCGGCATAACCAAAAAAATAACTAACAAACTCGCCCGGTTGTCGCGCAAGACCAAAGCGCAAAGCCTAACGGAGTTTGCTATTGCATTGCCCGTGCTCTTCCTCCTATTATCTGGGGTAATCGAGTTCGGGTTTGCTTTGAACTATTATCTTTCTTTGTTGGATGCCACACGCGAAGCAGCGCGCTTCTACAGCAATGGCGACCCATTCCTCAGAGACAGTTCTGATAACATCACGGGCGACAACATGCAGTTCTATGGCGATACCGCCGACATGGTAAGGGCAAATCTCGATCCAAGCATAATTATCGGTAACGAATCCTATGCTGGGCGCAAGATCACACTCGACTCGGCGGCCGATGACGTTATCGTTACCGTCTATACAAAGGATGATAGCGACGTGGTTAGGTATCCGACTTCAGGTCCTTATCAAGTCTACGGACACGCCACAACTATGTTCACGACGACAGATATTCAAAACGATTTTCTAAGCAATTCCCCCAATGCCGGCATCCTCGTTGTTGAGGTTCACTACAATTATCACCAAGTCATGAAACTCCCATGGCTTACGCCTTTCGTGCCAGACCCCTTCGTATTGACAGCGTACACCATGATGCCCGTGGTCGCCGCCGAACCAGTAGAGACAGGACCATGA
- a CDS encoding TadE/TadG family type IV pilus assembly protein, which yields MNIFPFIKNRLQRKTKAQAIVEFAIVLPVLLLVLVGIIEVSRLMFAWIVIENSTRFGIRYATTGNYDNAYCLSMFGVDCKTDDEVDDARIPSIKDETESIVIGFFLRNTRSESVTTADDRYFNVTVCSAQDGRVFTPPQNNKPVYASCILNGVTNEHPGAPGQRVVVAADYNFTFIVLPVFGIEPDMIHLASYREGIVENFRATRAINTPLGLNIPTVATNTPLPTETFTPSMTPTVTETPTATSTATSTPTPNCSLFTAGNFSQTTYGGSGRPRVRIAITNGSSSGTDLQSLTFNWNAYDSANPSQTLNRIRFSGSTITDTDDSGSPTSWSGSSALPASTAGNLDFDFSNTDSAWPGIVPANSFGLTLNLSNGCVINVAAQPTPTPSNTPLPSSTPTITNTPTITRTPTPTRTPTITRTPTITLTPSRTPTRTNTPTRTATAPTATRTNTRTPTATVPTPTRTNTRTPTATVPTPTRTPTSTPSRTPSVTPTPTICLDC from the coding sequence ATGAATATATTTCCTTTTATCAAGAACAGACTCCAGCGCAAAACCAAAGCGCAAGCCATCGTGGAATTCGCGATCGTCTTACCGGTACTTTTACTCGTTCTGGTTGGCATCATCGAAGTATCGCGCCTGATGTTCGCTTGGATCGTCATCGAGAACTCGACACGCTTCGGCATCCGCTACGCGACCACCGGGAACTATGACAACGCGTACTGCCTTTCGATGTTCGGTGTAGACTGCAAGACGGACGATGAAGTTGACGACGCCCGCATTCCCTCGATTAAAGACGAGACCGAAAGCATCGTCATCGGCTTCTTCCTCCGCAACACCAGGTCTGAATCCGTGACTACCGCGGACGATCGCTACTTCAACGTTACCGTTTGTTCCGCGCAGGATGGCCGCGTTTTTACCCCGCCTCAAAACAACAAACCGGTCTACGCCAGTTGCATCTTGAACGGGGTAACAAATGAACATCCCGGCGCTCCCGGTCAGCGCGTGGTGGTCGCGGCGGACTATAATTTCACATTCATCGTCTTGCCCGTATTCGGCATCGAGCCGGATATGATCCATCTCGCATCCTACCGCGAAGGGATCGTTGAAAATTTCCGCGCAACGCGCGCCATCAACACCCCGCTGGGATTGAACATCCCTACGGTGGCAACCAATACGCCCTTGCCGACGGAAACATTCACCCCTTCAATGACCCCAACGGTTACCGAGACGCCCACGGCTACCTCGACCGCCACCTCCACACCGACACCGAATTGTAGTTTGTTCACGGCGGGCAATTTCTCGCAAACCACGTATGGCGGCAGCGGCAGACCGCGCGTCAGAATCGCAATTACCAACGGTAGCTCTTCGGGTACCGACCTTCAAAGTTTGACGTTCAACTGGAACGCCTACGACTCAGCCAACCCGAGCCAAACTTTGAACCGAATCCGTTTCAGCGGTAGTACGATAACCGATACAGACGATAGCGGTTCGCCAACCTCGTGGAGTGGTTCGAGCGCATTGCCTGCATCAACCGCTGGCAACCTCGATTTTGATTTCTCGAATACTGACAGCGCTTGGCCCGGAATCGTGCCGGCGAACTCCTTCGGCCTGACGCTCAACCTCTCCAACGGTTGTGTGATCAATGTAGCCGCGCAACCTACGCCAACGCCTTCCAACACACCACTGCCTTCCAGCACGCCGACCATCACGAACACACCAACCATCACGCGCACCCCGACCCCCACGCGCACGCCGACCATCACGCGCACGCCGACCATCACGCTCACACCGTCACGCACGCCGACGCGCACCAATACGCCGACGCGCACCGCAACGGCACCAACTGCCACCCGCACGAATACGCGGACGCCGACTGCAACGGTCCCGACCCCCACGCGCACGAATACACGGACGCCGACTGCAACAGTCCCGACCCCCACGCGCACGCCGACCAGCACGCCGTCTCGCACACCATCCGTCACGCCGACACCGACCATCTGTCTCGACTGCTAG
- the glmS gene encoding glutamine--fructose-6-phosphate transaminase (isomerizing), whose protein sequence is MCGIVGYIGARDATPIILNGLKRLEYRGYDSAGIAVLDGDQLEVRKDAGKLSQLIDLVEKSPIAGAPGIGHTRWATHGAPNARNAHPHLGQTKRVVVVQNGIVENFLELKDELTAEGVEFQSETDTETIVHLVEHYLATGVGLVEAARKTFNQIRGANVVVLMSADEPDKIVTARIGNAGGVVIGMGEGENFIASDTPAIMDHTRQVIFLESRQMAVVTRDSATIETLDGAKVKPQVHTVSWDPVAAEKGEYRHFMQKEIHEQVRALTDTLAGRVDFANGKIRLPDLKLTEELAKRIEKIYITACGTAAYAGMVGKYLIEKIARVPVEVVIASEFRYSDPILNDRTVVLAISQSGETADTLAAMEEGRRKGAVVWSIVNAIGSQAMRVSDGFISMQTGPEIGVASTKAFTAPLVDQYMLAILLADLRGTLDEKRRNELVADLRLVPDLVSRALDRESEVEKVAYALKDIHDCLYLGRGINMPIAYEGALKLKEISYIHAEGYPAGEMKHGPIALIDESMPVLCLAPKDPWHEKMISQIQQAKARGGMVIAVATDGDELIQGMADHTLWTPDSPWMLSPIVTVIPLQLLAYHIAAIRGLDVDQPRNLAKSVTVE, encoded by the coding sequence ATGTGTGGAATCGTTGGATACATCGGCGCGCGCGACGCGACGCCGATCATCCTCAACGGCTTGAAACGACTCGAATACCGCGGCTACGACTCGGCGGGTATCGCTGTCCTGGACGGCGACCAGCTCGAAGTTCGAAAAGACGCGGGCAAGTTATCCCAATTGATTGACCTGGTAGAAAAATCCCCGATCGCGGGCGCGCCTGGCATCGGTCATACGCGCTGGGCAACTCACGGCGCGCCGAACGCGCGCAACGCGCATCCGCATCTCGGGCAGACGAAGCGGGTCGTCGTCGTACAGAACGGCATCGTCGAGAATTTTCTCGAACTCAAAGACGAACTGACCGCCGAGGGTGTGGAATTTCAATCGGAGACCGACACCGAAACGATCGTGCATCTCGTGGAGCATTATCTCGCGACGGGCGTCGGCTTGGTGGAGGCGGCGCGCAAAACGTTTAATCAGATTCGCGGCGCCAACGTGGTGGTGTTGATGTCTGCGGACGAGCCCGATAAGATCGTGACGGCACGCATCGGCAACGCGGGCGGCGTGGTGATCGGCATGGGCGAGGGCGAAAATTTTATCGCCAGCGACACGCCCGCCATCATGGATCACACGCGGCAGGTCATCTTTTTGGAGTCGCGGCAAATGGCGGTGGTGACGCGCGACTCAGCGACCATCGAAACGCTCGACGGCGCAAAAGTGAAACCGCAAGTCCACACTGTTTCGTGGGACCCCGTCGCTGCTGAGAAAGGCGAATATCGCCACTTCATGCAGAAGGAAATCCATGAACAGGTGCGCGCGCTGACCGACACGCTCGCGGGGCGCGTGGACTTCGCCAACGGAAAGATCCGCTTGCCCGATCTGAAGTTGACCGAAGAACTTGCCAAAAGAATCGAAAAAATTTACATCACCGCCTGCGGCACTGCCGCATACGCGGGCATGGTTGGCAAATATCTCATCGAGAAGATCGCCCGCGTGCCCGTGGAAGTGGTCATCGCCTCGGAGTTCCGCTACAGCGACCCGATTCTGAACGACAGGACGGTTGTGCTTGCCATCTCCCAATCGGGCGAAACGGCGGATACGCTCGCGGCAATGGAAGAGGGACGCCGCAAAGGCGCGGTTGTGTGGAGCATCGTCAACGCCATCGGCTCGCAAGCCATGCGCGTGTCGGATGGATTCATCTCGATGCAAACGGGACCTGAGATTGGCGTCGCCTCGACCAAGGCGTTCACCGCCCCTCTTGTTGACCAGTACATGCTTGCGATTCTTCTCGCCGACCTGCGCGGCACGCTCGACGAAAAACGCCGCAATGAACTCGTCGCCGATCTGCGACTTGTCCCCGACCTCGTCAGCCGCGCTCTCGACCGCGAGAGCGAAGTAGAAAAAGTCGCTTACGCGCTGAAGGACATCCACGATTGTTTGTATCTCGGTCGCGGCATCAACATGCCCATCGCCTACGAAGGCGCGCTGAAACTGAAGGAAATTTCCTACATCCACGCGGAGGGCTATCCCGCGGGCGAAATGAAACACGGACCTATCGCCCTCATTGACGAATCCATGCCCGTGTTGTGCCTCGCGCCGAAAGACCCGTGGCACGAAAAGATGATCTCGCAGATTCAACAAGCAAAAGCCCGCGGCGGGATGGTGATCGCAGTCGCCACCGATGGCGACGAGTTGATTCAAGGAATGGCGGATCATACTTTATGGACGCCTGATTCGCCGTGGATGCTCTCCCCCATCGTGACGGTGATTCCCCTCCAGCTGCTCGCCTACCACATCGCCGCCATCCGCGGGCTGGACGTAGACCAGCCAAGAAATTTAGCCAAAAGCGTGACCGTCGAATAA
- a CDS encoding cytidine/deoxycytidylate deaminase family protein encodes MRPDWDSYFMKIAYAVSERSTCDRAFVGCVLVTDKRILTTGFNGSPKGQTHCDEAGHLMVDGHCVRTIHAETNAIIQAALHGVSTKGATCYVTHFPCINCTKALINAGIARIVYSVSYRADENAMNFLQAAKIEVMQLESPLPSGEG; translated from the coding sequence ATGCGCCCCGATTGGGACTCGTACTTCATGAAGATCGCCTACGCCGTCTCGGAACGCAGCACCTGCGACCGCGCCTTTGTCGGCTGTGTGCTCGTCACCGACAAACGCATCCTCACGACAGGATTCAACGGTTCGCCCAAGGGGCAGACTCACTGCGACGAAGCGGGTCACCTCATGGTAGACGGGCATTGCGTCCGCACGATTCACGCCGAAACGAACGCCATCATCCAAGCGGCGTTGCACGGAGTTTCCACCAAAGGCGCGACCTGCTACGTGACTCATTTTCCGTGCATCAACTGCACGAAAGCGCTCATCAACGCAGGGATTGCGCGTATCGTCTACAGCGTATCCTACCGCGCCGACGAAAACGCCATGAACTTTTTACAAGCGGCAAAGATTGAGGTCATGCAACTCGAGTCCCCTCTCCCTTCGGGAGAGGGATAG
- a CDS encoding PspC domain-containing protein yields MTSVRKSLRRSRSNRMLAGVCGGLAEFFGISSFWFRLGILIAFVPGGVPGILLYLLLWVMIPNE; encoded by the coding sequence ATGACATCTGTACGAAAATCTTTACGGCGCTCACGGAGCAACCGAATGCTGGCGGGAGTCTGCGGCGGGCTGGCGGAGTTCTTTGGGATCAGTTCGTTCTGGTTCAGACTGGGGATTCTGATCGCTTTCGTCCCTGGCGGAGTGCCTGGGATTCTGCTGTATCTGCTGTTGTGGGTGATGATTCCGAATGAATAG
- a CDS encoding FAD-dependent oxidoreductase has product MIYSNRPSAKSYQAIADARHIPFWLDDPAKPNPEPPLTQNLSTDLLIIGAGFTGLWTALLAKEENPARDIVLLEAGEAAIGASGRNGGFMDSSITHGFLNGQARWPHEIKTLHALGVKNLSEIETALARHSIACDYQRTGEIDLATEPYLLDTFHQIIELGKQYDIVFEFLDRDQIQRVVKSPIFLGGIKRFDSSLVNPAQLAWGLRKTCLNLGVKLYEHTPVTNLIEEKNQVIARTPHATVRARKVALATNAFPPLLNEIKRYVVPVYDYALMTEPLTESQRDSIGWRGREGLSDGNNQFHYFRTTADGRILWGGFDAIYHWNNGFGTQLEYRPASFALLAEHFSQAFPTLEGIRFTHAWGGAIDTCSRFSPFWGKAHHGKTAYAMGYTGNGVGATRFGARVMLDILDNKQTESAKLEFVKSKPRPFPPEPLRSIGINLTRWSLAQADNHQGKENLWLKAMDWFGLGFDS; this is encoded by the coding sequence ATGATCTACTCAAACCGCCCAAGCGCTAAATCGTATCAAGCAATTGCCGACGCGCGCCATATCCCTTTTTGGCTCGACGACCCAGCCAAACCCAACCCCGAACCGCCTCTAACTCAAAATCTTTCCACCGACCTGCTCATCATCGGCGCAGGTTTTACTGGTTTGTGGACCGCCCTGCTCGCCAAGGAAGAAAATCCCGCGCGCGACATCGTCCTCCTCGAAGCGGGCGAAGCCGCCATCGGCGCCAGCGGACGCAACGGCGGGTTCATGGACTCGTCCATCACGCATGGATTTCTAAACGGGCAAGCGCGCTGGCCCCATGAAATAAAAACGCTCCACGCCCTCGGCGTAAAAAACCTGAGCGAGATCGAAACCGCTCTCGCGCGCCACAGCATCGCATGTGATTATCAACGCACAGGCGAAATTGACCTCGCCACCGAGCCGTACCTGCTCGATACGTTTCACCAAATCATCGAACTCGGCAAACAATACGACATTGTATTTGAATTCCTCGACCGCGACCAAATCCAACGCGTCGTGAAATCCCCAATCTTTCTCGGCGGCATCAAGCGCTTCGACTCGTCCCTCGTCAACCCCGCGCAACTCGCCTGGGGCCTTCGCAAAACCTGTTTGAATCTCGGCGTGAAATTGTACGAACACACGCCTGTCACAAATCTGATCGAAGAAAAAAATCAGGTCATCGCGCGCACTCCGCACGCGACCGTCCGCGCGCGCAAAGTCGCGCTTGCCACCAACGCCTTCCCGCCGCTCCTCAACGAGATCAAACGCTACGTTGTCCCCGTCTACGATTACGCGCTGATGACCGAGCCGCTCACCGAATCGCAACGCGACTCCATCGGCTGGCGCGGGCGCGAGGGGCTCAGCGACGGCAACAACCAATTCCACTATTTCCGCACAACGGCAGACGGACGAATCCTCTGGGGCGGATTCGACGCCATCTATCATTGGAATAACGGCTTCGGGACTCAACTGGAATACAGACCCGCTTCATTCGCCCTTTTGGCTGAGCACTTCTCCCAAGCCTTTCCCACGCTTGAAGGGATTCGCTTCACCCACGCCTGGGGCGGAGCGATTGACACCTGCTCGCGCTTCAGTCCGTTTTGGGGGAAGGCGCATCACGGCAAGACGGCGTACGCGATGGGCTACACAGGCAACGGCGTCGGCGCGACGCGTTTCGGTGCGCGCGTCATGCTCGATATTTTGGACAACAAGCAAACCGAAAGCGCCAAACTCGAATTCGTAAAATCCAAACCGCGTCCATTCCCGCCTGAGCCGTTACGTTCCATCGGCATCAACCTTACGCGCTGGTCCCTCGCCCAAGCAGACAACCACCAAGGAAAGGAAAACCTCTGGCTCAAAGCCATGGACTGGTTCGGGTTGGGGTTTGACAGTTAG
- a CDS encoding winged helix-turn-helix transcriptional regulator — protein sequence MAMTTARQKTLAYLTKNRVASAREVSRSLKMSAAAVRHHLRVLVSDGRLESAVARNRPGRGRPEKVYSIPRAALGDNLSVLSDALLAEAGKTVRMDALAKRLAGESDFGSQPAAKRLNLSVEKLNQMKYHARWEAGAGGPRIIFGHCPYAAIVGGHPELCRMDELLLKRLMGQPAEPLTTIREGGSSCVFAIG from the coding sequence ATGGCTATGACAACCGCCCGGCAAAAGACGCTGGCATATTTGACGAAGAACCGAGTCGCTTCCGCGCGGGAGGTTTCGCGCTCGTTGAAAATGTCTGCGGCGGCGGTGAGACATCACTTACGCGTCCTTGTTTCGGACGGGCGGCTTGAATCGGCAGTGGCGCGGAATCGTCCGGGGCGCGGCAGACCTGAGAAGGTGTATTCCATTCCACGGGCGGCGTTGGGAGATAACCTGTCCGTGTTGAGCGATGCCCTTTTGGCTGAGGCAGGCAAAACCGTCCGAATGGACGCGTTGGCGAAGAGGCTGGCGGGTGAGTCCGATTTTGGCAGTCAGCCCGCCGCGAAACGATTGAATCTCAGCGTCGAGAAATTGAATCAAATGAAGTATCACGCGCGCTGGGAAGCCGGCGCCGGCGGACCGCGGATCATCTTTGGTCATTGCCCGTATGCGGCGATCGTTGGGGGGCATCCCGAATTGTGCCGGATGGATGAGTTGTTGCTGAAGAGGTTGATGGGGCAACCTGCCGAGCCGTTGACGACGATCAGAGAGGGCGGTTCGAGTTGTGTGTTTGCGATTGGATAA
- a CDS encoding aldehyde dehydrogenase family protein codes for MEFQNYINGKWVKGKSVFQTINPANEELVAEVAQAEISDVDSAVDAAKKAFNAWRLVPAPLRGELLFKVGDILKQKKEELSQLLTRDMGKVIAEARGDVQEAIDMAYFMGGEGRRLLGYTAPVEMMNKFGMAVRDPSGVVGLITPWNFPIAVPSWKIFPALVAGNTIIWKPSPETPAISAAFVKVFEEAGIPPGVFNLLMAPGADVAKALVNHPDVRVLSFTGSTTTGRAIAEAAGKLNKKLSLEMGGKNAILVMDDANLDLVVDASLWAAFGTSGQRCTAASRLIVQKGIAGKVKEALVERTKKLKLGDGLDPKIDVGPVINKTALERIHTMALAGAKEARVLTGAAIADVGGKGFFYAPTLFDGVKPGSMLEAEEIFGPVLSIIEVDSLEDAIEVNNRSKYGLSTSIFTQDVNRAFTAMRDIFTGLVYINHGTTGAEIQFPFGGVRGTGNGHREAGQAALEVFTEWKSIYVDYSGKLQRAQIDNREE; via the coding sequence ATGGAATTTCAAAATTACATCAACGGCAAGTGGGTTAAGGGGAAAAGCGTTTTTCAAACCATCAATCCTGCTAACGAAGAACTTGTGGCGGAGGTGGCGCAAGCCGAAATCTCCGACGTGGACTCGGCAGTGGATGCTGCAAAGAAAGCCTTCAACGCGTGGCGGCTCGTCCCTGCCCCACTGCGCGGGGAACTGCTTTTCAAAGTCGGCGACATTCTCAAACAGAAAAAAGAAGAACTCTCGCAACTGCTCACGCGCGACATGGGTAAAGTGATCGCCGAAGCGCGCGGCGATGTGCAGGAAGCGATTGACATGGCGTACTTCATGGGCGGCGAGGGACGCCGCTTGCTCGGCTACACCGCGCCCGTGGAAATGATGAACAAATTCGGCATGGCGGTCCGCGACCCATCTGGAGTCGTCGGCTTAATCACGCCGTGGAATTTCCCGATCGCCGTCCCCTCGTGGAAAATTTTCCCCGCGTTGGTCGCAGGCAACACGATTATTTGGAAGCCCTCGCCCGAAACGCCTGCAATCTCCGCCGCGTTCGTGAAAGTATTTGAAGAAGCGGGGATTCCGCCCGGCGTGTTCAATCTGCTCATGGCGCCCGGCGCGGACGTAGCGAAGGCATTGGTCAATCATCCCGATGTGCGCGTGCTTTCATTTACCGGGTCAACAACAACGGGACGCGCCATCGCCGAAGCGGCGGGCAAACTCAACAAAAAGTTATCGCTCGAAATGGGCGGCAAGAACGCCATCCTCGTGATGGACGACGCGAATCTCGATCTGGTCGTGGACGCGAGCCTGTGGGCGGCGTTCGGCACGTCGGGTCAGCGCTGCACAGCCGCGAGCAGACTGATCGTCCAGAAAGGAATCGCAGGCAAGGTCAAAGAGGCGCTTGTCGAGCGGACGAAGAAACTCAAACTTGGCGACGGGCTCGATCCGAAAATTGACGTCGGTCCCGTCATCAACAAAACCGCGTTGGAACGAATCCACACGATGGCGCTGGCAGGCGCGAAAGAAGCGCGTGTGTTGACGGGCGCGGCGATTGCCGATGTTGGCGGCAAAGGCTTCTTCTACGCCCCCACCTTATTCGACGGCGTCAAACCCGGCTCGATGCTCGAAGCAGAGGAGATTTTTGGTCCTGTGCTTTCGATCATCGAAGTCGATTCGCTCGAAGATGCAATCGAAGTGAACAACCGCTCGAAGTACGGTTTGTCCACTTCGATCTTCACGCAAGACGTGAACCGCGCCTTCACCGCTATGCGCGATATTTTCACTGGCTTGGTCTACATCAACCACGGTACCACCGGCGCGGAGATTCAATTCCCGTTCGGCGGCGTGCGCGGCACGGGCAACGGTCACCGCGAAGCGGGACAAGCCGCCCTCGAAGTGTTCACCGAATGGAAATCCATTTACGTGGATTATTCGGGCAAACTGCAACGCGCGCAGATTGATAACAGAGAGGAGTAG
- the iscX gene encoding Fe-S cluster assembly protein IscX, translating to MNDTNLNWESTFAIALALKRKYSDVNIEGVTLKQIYEWTLQLPDFDDDPSLANDEILYAIYQDWFEEHLHGQ from the coding sequence ATGAACGACACAAACCTGAATTGGGAATCCACCTTCGCCATCGCTCTCGCGTTGAAACGAAAGTATTCTGACGTAAACATCGAAGGCGTGACGCTCAAGCAGATCTACGAGTGGACTCTGCAACTTCCCGACTTCGACGACGACCCGTCGCTCGCCAACGACGAAATTTTGTACGCGATCTACCAAGATTGGTTCGAGGAGCATCTCCATGGACAATGA
- the nuoB gene encoding NADH-quinone oxidoreductase subunit NuoB: protein MDNERLSLPEYDIPEGMEHAVAVTTLDRLYNWGRRSSVWPLMFGLACCAIEMIAAQTARYDLARFGMEVMRPTPRQADLLLVSGTVTKKMVPPIIRLYNQMPEPKYVVAMGACASGGGPFKEGYNVVAGIDKFLPVDVYIPGCPPTPQALIAGLIKLQEKIDKQTLKTAKWYPRKKQDPNYVPIPILGPDLIDPRRNAEIKAAAAVKEG, encoded by the coding sequence ATGGACAATGAACGATTGAGTCTGCCAGAATACGATATTCCTGAAGGCATGGAACATGCTGTCGCGGTCACCACGCTCGACCGCCTCTACAACTGGGGGCGGCGCTCGTCGGTCTGGCCCCTCATGTTCGGTCTGGCGTGCTGCGCCATCGAAATGATCGCCGCGCAAACCGCGCGTTACGATTTGGCGCGCTTCGGGATGGAGGTCATGCGTCCCACGCCGCGCCAAGCCGACCTCCTGCTTGTTTCGGGAACCGTCACAAAAAAGATGGTGCCGCCCATCATCCGCCTCTACAATCAAATGCCCGAGCCGAAATACGTCGTGGCGATGGGCGCCTGCGCGTCGGGCGGCGGTCCGTTCAAAGAGGGCTACAACGTTGTCGCGGGCATTGATAAATTTCTGCCCGTTGACGTGTACATTCCCGGTTGTCCTCCCACGCCGCAAGCCCTCATTGCGGGTCTGATCAAATTGCAGGAAAAAATCGACAAGCAGACGCTGAAAACCGCTAAATGGTATCCGCGCAAAAAACAAGATCCGAATTACGTGCCGATTCCGATCCTTGGACCCGACCTGATTGACCCCCGCCGCAATGCGGAGATCAAAGCCGCCGCGGCAGTGAAAGAGGGATGA